One part of the Xylanimonas allomyrinae genome encodes these proteins:
- a CDS encoding AMP-dependent synthetase/ligase, producing the protein MIESTTPLRIALPPTANIDAILRERLRAEPGAVLAEVRRDRAWEPVTVAEFNDKVVAVAKGLVALGVEPGDTVGIMSRTRYEWTLLDFAAWAAGAVPVPIYETSSAEQVRWILSNSGVSLLVVETAANAATVAEARDGAPMCREVLVLDGPAGSGAVEVLTTAGAGVADAEIERRRRLATLDDLATIIYTSGTTGRPKGAELTHGNFATLALNTVADVPEVFNGQGRTMLFLPLAHVFARFIEVVAVAGGSVLGHSPDIKTLTLDLRAFRPTYVLGVPRVFEKVYNAAEQSSAAEKARGYFNWATAVAIAYSRALDTPRGPSLWLRFQHVFADGLVYSKLRDTLGGKVTHAVSGGGPLGERLGHFFRGVGLNILEGYGLTETTAPTSVNRPGRTRIGSVGPMMPGCSARIADDGEILLKGPHVFRGYHGNPQATAEAFDGEWFRTGDLGVLDDGYLRITGRKKELIITAGGKNVAPAVLEDRVRAHALVSQCVVVGDNRPFIGALLTIDPDGLAGWLTMHGKPRVTVEQALADPDVIASLDKAVARANEAVSKAESIRKFTVLPGDFTIENGYLTPSMKVKRALVLADFADDVDRLYAAGRDRQAALTR; encoded by the coding sequence ATGATCGAGAGCACGACCCCGCTGCGGATCGCCCTCCCGCCGACGGCGAACATCGACGCGATCCTCCGTGAACGCCTGCGTGCCGAGCCCGGCGCGGTGCTCGCCGAGGTGCGCCGCGACCGGGCATGGGAACCGGTCACGGTGGCCGAGTTCAACGACAAGGTGGTTGCCGTCGCCAAGGGACTGGTCGCCCTGGGCGTCGAGCCGGGCGACACGGTCGGCATCATGTCCCGCACGCGCTACGAGTGGACGCTGCTCGACTTCGCCGCGTGGGCCGCGGGCGCGGTGCCGGTCCCGATCTACGAGACGTCGAGCGCCGAGCAGGTGCGCTGGATCCTGTCGAACTCGGGCGTCTCGCTGCTCGTGGTCGAGACGGCCGCGAACGCCGCGACCGTGGCCGAGGCACGCGACGGCGCGCCGATGTGCCGCGAGGTGCTCGTGCTCGACGGCCCTGCGGGGAGCGGGGCGGTCGAGGTGCTGACCACCGCGGGGGCCGGCGTCGCCGATGCCGAGATCGAGCGCCGTCGTCGGCTGGCGACCCTCGACGACCTGGCGACGATCATCTACACGTCGGGCACCACGGGCCGCCCGAAGGGCGCCGAGCTCACGCACGGCAACTTCGCGACGCTGGCGCTCAACACGGTGGCCGACGTGCCGGAGGTGTTCAACGGCCAGGGCCGCACCATGCTGTTCCTCCCGCTGGCGCACGTGTTCGCGCGATTCATCGAGGTCGTGGCGGTCGCGGGGGGCAGCGTCCTGGGGCACTCACCCGACATCAAGACGCTGACGCTCGACCTGCGCGCGTTCCGCCCGACGTACGTGCTGGGCGTCCCGCGCGTGTTCGAGAAGGTGTACAACGCCGCCGAGCAGTCGTCGGCGGCGGAGAAGGCGCGCGGGTACTTCAACTGGGCGACGGCGGTGGCGATCGCGTACTCGCGGGCGCTGGACACGCCGCGCGGCCCGTCGCTGTGGCTGCGGTTCCAGCACGTGTTCGCCGACGGGCTGGTCTACTCCAAGCTGCGCGACACCCTGGGTGGCAAGGTGACGCACGCCGTCTCGGGCGGCGGACCCCTGGGGGAGCGGCTGGGTCACTTCTTCCGGGGCGTGGGCCTGAACATCCTGGAGGGCTACGGCCTGACGGAGACGACGGCGCCGACGTCGGTCAACCGTCCGGGCCGCACCCGGATCGGCAGCGTCGGCCCGATGATGCCCGGCTGCTCGGCCCGTATCGCGGACGACGGCGAGATCCTCCTGAAGGGTCCGCACGTCTTCCGCGGCTACCACGGCAACCCGCAGGCGACGGCCGAGGCGTTCGACGGCGAGTGGTTCCGCACGGGTGATCTCGGCGTCCTCGACGACGGCTACCTGCGGATCACGGGCCGCAAGAAGGAGTTGATCATCACCGCGGGCGGCAAGAACGTCGCCCCGGCCGTGCTCGAGGACCGTGTGCGGGCGCACGCCCTGGTCAGCCAGTGCGTCGTCGTCGGCGACAACCGTCCGTTCATCGGCGCGCTCCTGACGATCGACCCCGACGGCCTCGCGGGCTGGCTGACGATGCACGGCAAGCCTCGGGTCACGGTCGAGCAGGCGCTCGCCGACCCCGACGTCATCGCCTCGCTCGACAAGGCGGTCGCGCGCGCGAACGAGGCGGTCTCCAAGGCCGAGTCGATCCGCAAGTTCACGGTGCTGCCGGGTGACTTCACGATCGAGAACGGCTATCTGACGCCGTCGATGAAGGTCAAGCGTGCGCTCGTCCTGGCGGACTTCGCCGACGACGTCGACCGGCTCTATGCCGCGGGCCGTGACCGGCAGGCGGCGCTGACGCGCTGA
- a CDS encoding YgjV family protein, producing MELLGMPIDVGLERFVLAQAFGLLTLVFNFWSYQMEDQRKYFLRFTIGSAFWLAMFLTMGAQVPVILVAVFSTLRGIVFWWALGVDSPWRRMLARRVMYTTLAIAFVSAAVAIPGARPETRPLQVLLLLAVVLFVVGQYLPGVYLVRVFATVYAVAVLLLNTPLDTFNPVGIVIELNNLVAIAVFFVLLSRRRRERARLAAVPPKALALGTPVAA from the coding sequence ATGGAGCTTCTGGGAATGCCGATCGACGTCGGCCTGGAGCGTTTCGTCCTCGCGCAGGCGTTCGGTCTGCTGACGCTCGTCTTCAACTTCTGGTCTTACCAGATGGAGGACCAGCGCAAGTACTTCTTGCGGTTCACCATCGGCAGCGCGTTCTGGCTGGCGATGTTCCTGACGATGGGGGCGCAGGTCCCCGTGATCCTCGTGGCGGTGTTCTCGACGCTGCGCGGGATCGTGTTCTGGTGGGCGCTGGGCGTGGACTCGCCGTGGCGGCGCATGCTCGCGCGCCGGGTCATGTACACGACGCTCGCGATCGCGTTCGTCTCGGCCGCCGTCGCCATTCCCGGCGCGCGTCCCGAGACGCGGCCGCTGCAGGTGCTGCTGCTGCTCGCCGTCGTGCTGTTCGTCGTCGGGCAGTACCTGCCAGGTGTGTACCTGGTGCGCGTCTTCGCGACCGTGTACGCGGTGGCGGTGCTGCTGCTCAACACGCCGCTGGACACGTTCAACCCCGTGGGCATCGTCATCGAGCTGAACAACCTCGTCGCGATCGCGGTGTTCTTCGTGCTCCTGAGCCGTAGACGCCGGGAACGCGCGCGGCTGGCGGCCGTCCCGCCGAAGGCGCTGGCGCTCGGCACGCCCGTGGCGGCCTGA
- the pgl gene encoding 6-phosphogluconolactonase translates to MTRRLVVVHPDADVLAQAAAARLLTRILDVQSVRRPVHVVLTGGTVGIATLAAAAQSPLLAAVDWSGVHLWWGDERFLPSGDPDRNETQARAALVDALEATAGLPAENVHPIAGPDVAGSPAASAAAYAADLAAQADDGRVPAFDVLLLGMGPDGHVASLFPGHAELAATGAAVGVHGSPKPPAERVSLTFEAINAARQVWVVAAGAEKAEQVASALAGQPVAEVPASGVRGTHRTLWLLDTASADAP, encoded by the coding sequence GTGACCCGGCGGCTCGTCGTCGTCCACCCGGACGCCGACGTGCTCGCCCAGGCCGCCGCGGCACGGCTCCTGACCCGGATCCTCGACGTGCAGTCGGTGCGCCGGCCCGTCCACGTCGTCCTGACGGGCGGCACGGTCGGGATCGCGACGCTGGCCGCCGCCGCGCAGAGCCCGCTGCTCGCGGCCGTCGACTGGTCGGGGGTCCACCTGTGGTGGGGTGACGAGCGGTTCCTCCCGTCGGGCGACCCCGACCGGAACGAGACACAGGCGCGTGCGGCTCTGGTCGACGCGCTCGAGGCGACCGCGGGCCTGCCCGCGGAGAACGTGCACCCCATCGCGGGCCCAGACGTCGCCGGCTCCCCCGCCGCGTCGGCCGCCGCCTACGCCGCCGATCTCGCCGCTCAGGCCGACGACGGGCGCGTCCCCGCCTTCGACGTGCTGCTGCTCGGGATGGGACCCGATGGGCACGTGGCTTCGCTGTTCCCTGGGCACGCTGAGCTCGCGGCCACGGGTGCGGCGGTCGGCGTTCACGGCTCGCCCAAGCCGCCGGCCGAGCGCGTGTCGCTCACGTTCGAGGCGATCAACGCCGCACGCCAGGTCTGGGTCGTGGCGGCGGGCGCGGAGAAGGCCGAGCAGGTCGCCTCAGCGCTTGCCGGTCAGCCCGTCGCCGAGGTCCCGGCGTCCGGGGTCAGGGGCACGCACCGCACGCTGTGGCTGCTGGACACCGCGTCGGCGGACGCGCCGTAG
- the secG gene encoding preprotein translocase subunit SecG, producing the protein MDVLRIILQVLLVLTSGFLTLLILLHKGKGGGLSDMFGGGITAGAGSSGVAERNLNRITVSFAVVWAIVIVLLGLIQKLG; encoded by the coding sequence ATGGACGTCCTTCGCATCATCCTCCAGGTCCTGCTGGTCTTGACCAGTGGGTTCCTCACCCTCCTGATCCTGCTCCACAAGGGCAAGGGTGGGGGTCTGTCCGACATGTTCGGCGGTGGCATCACCGCTGGGGCCGGCAGCTCCGGGGTGGCAGAGCGCAACCTCAACCGCATCACCGTCTCGTTCGCCGTCGTGTGGGCGATCGTGATCGTGCTGCTGGGACTCATCCAGAAGCTTGGCTGA
- the whiA gene encoding DNA-binding protein WhiA: MALTAQVKEELARLRVTRTSSRKAEVSAMLRFSGGLHIISGRVVVEAELDTESVATRLRVAIAELYGHQSDLIVVQAGGLRKNNRYVVRVVREGESLARQTGLLDQRGRPVRGLAPDVVSAGVSEAEAVWRGAFLAHGSLTEPGRSMALEITCPGPEAALALVGAARRLGVQGKSREVRNVDRVVVRDGEAIGEMLRRMGATSTLMVWEERRARREVRGTANRLANFDDANLRRSARAAVAAGARVQRAFEILGDEVPDHLREAGELRLANKQASLEELGQLADPPLSKDAVAGRIRRLLSTADKRAMDLGIPDTEADLSLDLLDL, translated from the coding sequence ATGGCGCTCACGGCACAGGTCAAGGAAGAGCTCGCCCGGTTGCGCGTGACCCGCACTTCGAGCCGCAAGGCCGAGGTGTCGGCGATGCTGCGGTTCTCCGGGGGGCTGCACATCATCTCCGGTCGCGTGGTGGTCGAGGCGGAGCTCGACACCGAGTCGGTGGCGACGCGTCTGCGCGTCGCGATCGCCGAGCTCTACGGCCACCAGAGCGACCTCATCGTCGTCCAGGCCGGGGGTCTGCGGAAGAACAACCGGTATGTGGTGCGCGTGGTGCGTGAGGGCGAGTCGCTCGCCAGGCAGACCGGCCTTCTCGACCAGCGGGGCCGGCCGGTGCGCGGGCTCGCTCCCGACGTCGTGTCGGCCGGCGTGAGCGAGGCCGAGGCGGTGTGGCGTGGCGCGTTCCTCGCGCACGGTTCGCTCACCGAGCCGGGCCGGTCGATGGCCCTGGAGATCACGTGCCCCGGTCCGGAGGCGGCGCTGGCCCTCGTGGGGGCTGCCCGCCGGCTCGGTGTGCAGGGCAAGTCGCGTGAGGTGCGCAACGTGGACCGCGTCGTCGTCCGCGACGGAGAGGCGATCGGCGAGATGCTGCGGCGCATGGGCGCCACGTCGACGCTCATGGTGTGGGAGGAGCGGCGCGCGCGGCGCGAGGTGCGCGGGACCGCCAACCGCTTGGCGAACTTCGACGACGCGAACCTGCGCCGCTCGGCGCGGGCTGCCGTCGCCGCGGGCGCGCGTGTGCAGCGCGCGTTCGAGATCCTCGGCGACGAGGTGCCGGACCACCTGCGCGAAGCGGGAGAGCTGCGCCTGGCCAACAAGCAGGCCTCGCTCGAGGAGCTCGGGCAGCTCGCCGACCCGCCGCTGTCGAAGGACGCCGTCGCCGGGCGCATCCGCCGGCTGCTCTCGACGGCGGACAAACGTGCAATGGACCTCGGGATCCCGGACACCGAGGCCGACCTGAGTCTCGACCTTCTGGACCTGTGA
- a CDS encoding RNA polymerase-binding protein RbpA — protein sequence MGETERGDVAPRTRISYWCANGHETQPAFAVGYDFEPPEQWECPRCGLPAGLDRSAPPPPVHNEPYKTHLAYVKERRSDAEGAALLDEALNVLRRRRGEVA from the coding sequence ATGGGTGAAACAGAGCGGGGCGACGTTGCGCCTCGCACCCGCATCTCCTACTGGTGCGCGAACGGGCACGAGACGCAGCCGGCGTTCGCGGTCGGCTACGACTTCGAGCCTCCCGAGCAGTGGGAGTGCCCGCGTTGCGGGCTTCCCGCGGGCCTCGACAGGTCCGCGCCTCCGCCACCTGTGCACAACGAGCCCTACAAGACGCATCTCGCGTACGTGAAGGAGCGCCGCTCGGACGCCGAGGGCGCCGCCCTCCTCGACGAGGCGCTGAACGTGCTGCGCCGCCGCCGGGGCGAGGTCGCCTGA
- the gap gene encoding type I glyceraldehyde-3-phosphate dehydrogenase, protein MTIRVGINGFGRIGRNFYRAIVESGADIEIVGVNDLTDNKTLAHLLKYDTVLGRLGQTVDFDDENIIVDGKKIRALEERDPAKLPWAELGADIVIESTGFFTDATKAKAHIEAGAKKVIISAPAKNEDATFVMGVNSDQYDPAAHHIISNASCTTNCLAPLAKALNDAIGIERGLMTTIHAYTGDQNLQDGPHRDLRRARAAAQNIVPTSTGAAKAVALVLPELKGKLDGFAMRVPTITGSATDLTFEAGTEVTVESVNAAVKAAAEGPLKGVLAYVEDDIVSSDIVTDPHQSIFDAKLTKVIGNQVKVVSWYDNEWGYSNSLVALTQLVGEKL, encoded by the coding sequence GTGACCATCCGCGTCGGGATCAACGGCTTCGGTCGTATCGGACGGAACTTCTACCGCGCCATCGTCGAGTCGGGTGCGGACATCGAGATCGTGGGCGTCAACGACCTCACCGACAACAAGACGCTGGCCCACCTGCTGAAGTACGACACGGTCCTGGGCCGTCTCGGCCAGACGGTGGACTTCGACGACGAGAACATCATCGTCGACGGCAAGAAGATCCGTGCCCTCGAGGAGCGCGACCCCGCGAAGCTGCCGTGGGCCGAGCTCGGCGCCGACATCGTCATCGAGTCGACCGGCTTCTTCACGGACGCCACCAAGGCCAAGGCCCACATCGAGGCCGGCGCCAAGAAGGTCATCATCTCCGCTCCGGCGAAGAACGAGGACGCCACGTTCGTCATGGGCGTGAACAGCGACCAGTACGACCCGGCCGCTCACCACATCATCTCGAACGCGTCGTGCACCACGAACTGCCTCGCCCCGCTGGCGAAGGCGCTCAACGACGCCATCGGCATCGAGCGTGGCCTCATGACCACGATCCACGCCTACACCGGCGACCAGAACCTGCAGGACGGGCCGCACCGCGACCTGCGCCGCGCCCGCGCCGCCGCGCAGAACATCGTGCCGACCTCGACGGGTGCCGCCAAGGCCGTCGCCCTCGTGCTCCCCGAGCTCAAGGGCAAGCTCGACGGCTTCGCGATGCGCGTGCCGACGATCACCGGCTCGGCCACCGACCTCACCTTCGAGGCCGGCACCGAGGTCACCGTCGAGTCCGTCAACGCTGCCGTCAAGGCCGCCGCCGAGGGCCCGCTCAAGGGCGTCCTGGCCTACGTCGAGGACGACATCGTCTCGTCGGACATCGTCACCGACCCGCACCAGTCGATCTTCGACGCCAAGCTGACCAAGGTCATCGGCAACCAGGTCAAGGTCGTCTCCTGGTACGACAACGAGTGGGGCTACTCCAACTCGCTCGTCGCGCTGACCCAGCTCGTGGGCGAGAAGCTCTGA
- a CDS encoding phosphoglycerate kinase has translation MKTIASLGDLTGKKVLVRADFNVPLSKDGTKTITDDARIVAALPTINALLDAGAAVIVMAHLGRPKPVGEFTFDENFTLAPVAARLSELLGKPVPLAKDLTGPSAQETVAALQPGEVALLENVRMDPRETSKVDAERQAEAAELAQLADVYVSDGFGVVHRKQASVYDIAQILPAAAGTLVFKEVDSLSKATTDPERPYVVVLGGSKVSDKLGVISNLIEKADRLLIGGGMMFTFLKAQGHEVGTSLLEEDQIETVRSYLARAAERGVEIVLPIDVVVADAFDAPAPAGVVPADAIPADKIGLDIGPASGELFAAKLADAKTIAWNGPMGVFEREEYAGGTRAVMDGLIAAGRNGAFTIVGGGDSAAAVKTLGYDTADFGHISTGGGASLELLEGKTLPGIAVLEG, from the coding sequence GTGAAGACCATCGCCTCCCTCGGCGACCTCACGGGCAAGAAGGTCCTCGTCCGTGCCGACTTCAACGTGCCGCTGTCCAAGGACGGCACGAAGACGATCACCGACGACGCTCGCATCGTCGCGGCCCTGCCGACGATCAACGCCCTGCTCGACGCCGGCGCGGCCGTCATCGTCATGGCCCACCTCGGCCGCCCGAAGCCCGTCGGCGAGTTCACCTTCGACGAGAACTTCACGCTGGCGCCGGTCGCCGCGCGCCTGTCGGAGCTGCTCGGCAAGCCCGTGCCGCTCGCCAAGGACCTGACCGGCCCGTCGGCCCAGGAGACGGTCGCCGCGCTCCAGCCGGGCGAGGTCGCCCTGCTCGAGAACGTCCGCATGGACCCGCGCGAGACGTCGAAGGTCGACGCCGAGCGTCAGGCCGAGGCGGCCGAGCTCGCACAGCTCGCCGACGTGTACGTGTCGGACGGCTTCGGCGTCGTCCACCGCAAGCAGGCCTCGGTGTACGACATCGCGCAGATCCTGCCTGCCGCGGCGGGCACGCTGGTCTTCAAGGAGGTCGACTCGCTGTCCAAGGCGACGACCGACCCCGAGCGGCCCTACGTCGTCGTCCTCGGCGGTTCCAAGGTCTCGGACAAGCTGGGCGTCATCTCGAACCTCATCGAGAAGGCCGACCGCCTGCTCATCGGCGGCGGCATGATGTTCACCTTCCTCAAGGCCCAGGGCCACGAGGTCGGTACGTCGCTGCTCGAGGAGGACCAGATCGAGACGGTCCGCAGCTACCTCGCCCGCGCCGCCGAGCGCGGTGTCGAGATCGTCCTTCCGATCGACGTCGTCGTCGCCGACGCGTTCGACGCCCCGGCTCCCGCCGGCGTCGTTCCGGCCGACGCGATCCCCGCCGACAAGATCGGCCTGGACATCGGCCCTGCCTCCGGCGAGCTGTTCGCCGCGAAGCTGGCCGACGCGAAGACGATCGCCTGGAACGGCCCCATGGGCGTGTTCGAGCGCGAGGAGTACGCGGGCGGCACGCGCGCCGTCATGGACGGCCTGATCGCGGCCGGCCGCAACGGCGCCTTCACGATCGTCGGCGGTGGCGACTCCGCGGCGGCAGTCAAGACGCTCGGCTACGACACCGCGGACTTCGGCCACATCTCGACCGGTGGTGGCGCGTCCCTCGAGCTGCTCGAGGGCAAGACGCTGCCGGGCATCGCGGTTCTGGAGGGCTGA
- the zwf gene encoding glucose-6-phosphate dehydrogenase has translation MRPAKISAGHNPLRDPRDLRLPRIAGPSGLVIFGVTGDLSRKKLMPAVYDLANRGLLPPGFALTGFARRDWADEDFAQVVHDAVREHARTPFREATWRQLAEGIRFVQGAFDDDDAFAALRSTVESLDAERGTGGNHAFYLSIPPSAFPTVVSQLQKHGLSTPQQGAWRRVVIEKPFGHDLASARELDAVVSEVFDQESVFRIDHYLGKETVQNLLALRFANQMFEPIWNANYVDHVQITMAEDIGIGGRAGYYDGIGAARDVIQNHLLQLLALVAMEEPVNFEANALRAEKIKALSCVRLPRDLGRHTARGQYAAAWQGGEKVVGFLEEEGFNPESTTETYAAVRLDVDNRRWAGVPFYLRTGKRLGRRVTEVAVVFKKAPHLPFESSLTSDLGNNALVIRVQPDEGVTLRFGAKVPGTAMEVRDVTMDFGYGHAFTESSPEAYERLILDVLLGDPPLFPTREEVELSWKILDPITAYWARQGKPEQYPAGTWGPASADAMMARDGRAWRRP, from the coding sequence GTGAGACCCGCCAAGATCTCGGCGGGGCACAACCCGCTGCGCGACCCGCGCGACCTGCGCCTGCCGCGGATCGCCGGCCCGAGCGGGCTGGTGATCTTCGGCGTGACGGGTGACCTGTCCCGCAAGAAGCTCATGCCCGCCGTCTACGACCTCGCCAACCGAGGCCTGCTGCCGCCCGGCTTCGCCCTGACGGGCTTCGCACGCCGGGACTGGGCGGACGAGGACTTCGCCCAGGTGGTGCACGACGCCGTGCGCGAGCACGCACGCACCCCGTTCCGGGAGGCCACGTGGCGCCAGCTCGCCGAGGGCATCCGGTTCGTCCAGGGCGCGTTCGACGACGACGACGCGTTCGCCGCCCTCCGCTCGACCGTGGAGTCCCTCGACGCCGAGCGCGGCACGGGTGGCAACCACGCGTTCTACCTGTCGATCCCGCCCAGCGCGTTCCCGACGGTCGTCAGCCAGCTCCAGAAGCACGGCCTGTCGACGCCCCAGCAGGGTGCGTGGCGCCGCGTCGTCATCGAGAAGCCGTTCGGGCACGACCTCGCCAGCGCGCGCGAGCTCGACGCGGTCGTGTCGGAGGTGTTCGACCAGGAGTCGGTGTTCCGCATCGACCACTACCTGGGCAAGGAGACGGTGCAGAACCTTCTGGCGCTGCGCTTCGCCAACCAGATGTTCGAGCCGATCTGGAACGCCAACTACGTCGACCACGTGCAGATCACGATGGCCGAGGACATCGGCATCGGCGGCCGTGCCGGCTACTACGACGGCATCGGCGCGGCACGCGACGTCATCCAGAACCACCTGTTGCAGCTGCTCGCCCTGGTCGCGATGGAAGAGCCCGTGAACTTCGAGGCGAACGCGCTGCGCGCCGAGAAGATCAAGGCGCTGTCGTGCGTGCGGCTGCCGCGCGACCTGGGCCGGCACACCGCGCGCGGCCAGTACGCGGCGGCGTGGCAGGGCGGGGAGAAGGTCGTCGGGTTCCTCGAGGAGGAGGGGTTCAACCCCGAGTCGACGACGGAGACCTACGCCGCCGTGCGCCTCGACGTCGACAACCGCCGCTGGGCGGGAGTGCCGTTCTACCTGCGCACGGGCAAGCGGCTGGGCCGGCGCGTCACCGAGGTCGCCGTCGTCTTCAAGAAGGCGCCGCACCTGCCGTTCGAGTCGTCCCTGACCTCCGACCTGGGCAACAACGCCCTCGTCATCCGCGTGCAGCCCGACGAGGGCGTCACGCTGCGCTTCGGCGCCAAGGTGCCCGGCACCGCCATGGAGGTGCGTGACGTGACGATGGACTTCGGGTACGGGCACGCGTTCACCGAGTCCTCCCCCGAGGCGTACGAGCGCCTCATCCTCGACGTGCTGCTGGGCGACCCCCCGCTGTTCCCGACGCGTGAGGAGGTCGAGCTGTCCTGGAAGATCCTCGACCCGATCACCGCGTACTGGGCCCGGCAGGGCAAGCCCGAGCAGTACCCCGCCGGCACCTGGGGTCCCGCCTCGGCCGACGCGATGATGGCCCGCGACGGCCGTGCCTGGAGGCGTCCATGA
- a CDS encoding glucose-6-phosphate dehydrogenase assembly protein OpcA, translated as MIIDLPKTTTTAVDKRLVSLRDEGGAVALGRVLTLVVIADEADIEAAVEAANDASREHPCRVLVLASAGPVTAEPQLDAQIRVGGDAGASEVVVLRTSGPLQEQPDAVVMPLLLPDAPIVVWWPRESPQTPAEHPIGRIAQRRITDSVMAAEPTAMIRSLGMHYATGDTDLAWARVTLWRGLLAAALEQPPYEPVTGVVIEGERNHTSLDLLAGWLAVRLRCAARIVHKPGATAITRVTLERKGGNIVLDRPDGRVVTISQAGSPTGASRSRSAG; from the coding sequence ATGATCATCGACCTGCCCAAGACCACCACGACCGCCGTCGACAAGCGGCTGGTGAGCCTGCGCGACGAGGGCGGTGCCGTCGCGCTCGGCCGCGTGCTCACGCTCGTGGTCATCGCCGACGAGGCCGACATCGAGGCGGCCGTCGAGGCCGCGAACGACGCCAGCCGGGAGCACCCGTGCCGCGTGCTGGTGCTCGCGTCGGCCGGGCCGGTGACGGCCGAGCCTCAGCTCGACGCCCAGATCCGCGTCGGCGGCGACGCCGGGGCGTCGGAGGTGGTCGTCCTGCGCACGTCCGGCCCGCTCCAGGAGCAGCCCGACGCCGTCGTGATGCCGCTGCTTTTGCCCGACGCGCCGATCGTCGTGTGGTGGCCGCGCGAGTCGCCGCAGACCCCGGCCGAGCATCCGATCGGCCGGATCGCCCAGCGGCGCATCACCGACTCGGTGATGGCCGCGGAGCCGACGGCGATGATCCGCTCCCTCGGGATGCACTACGCGACCGGCGACACCGACCTGGCGTGGGCTCGCGTCACGCTGTGGCGCGGGCTCCTGGCCGCGGCGCTCGAGCAGCCGCCGTACGAGCCGGTCACCGGCGTCGTCATCGAGGGCGAACGCAACCACACCTCGCTCGACCTGCTGGCAGGCTGGCTCGCCGTCCGCCTGCGCTGCGCGGCGAGGATCGTCCACAAGCCCGGCGCGACGGCGATCACGCGAGTGACGCTCGAGCGCAAGGGCGGGAACATCGTGCTCGACCGACCCGACGGCCGTGTCGTGACGATCTCGCAGGCCGGCTCCCCGACAGGCGCATCGCGCTCCCGATCCGCAGGCTGA
- the tal gene encoding transaldolase has translation MTPSADTRPTHRLSESGVSIWLDDLSRERLTTGNLARLVAEKDVVGVTTNPTIFAAALSKGEAYADALAALAGADVEAAVERITTDDVRDAADVLRPVYDATRAVDGRVSIEVDPRLARDTEATVATAERLWATVARPNVMIKIPATVEGLPAITRVLAQGISVNVTLIFSIERYRAVLDAWLAGLEQARANGHDLAAIGSVASFFVSRVDTAVDAALDAVGTDAARALRGKAAIANARLAFAAYEDVVAGARWQALAAAGAQPQRPLWASTGVKNPDYRDTMYVDELVVAGVVNTMPEATLDAFADHGIVIGDTVSGTADDAAAAIAAVEAQGISLDAVTTQLEAEGVEKFEVSWSQLLQTTQAGLDAAGSAR, from the coding sequence ATGACCCCCTCCGCCGACACCCGTCCCACCCACCGCCTCTCCGAGTCCGGCGTGTCCATCTGGCTCGACGACCTGTCCCGCGAGCGCCTGACGACGGGCAACCTCGCGCGGCTCGTCGCCGAGAAGGACGTGGTGGGTGTCACCACCAACCCGACGATCTTCGCGGCCGCCCTGAGCAAGGGCGAGGCCTACGCCGACGCGCTGGCCGCGCTGGCGGGCGCCGACGTCGAGGCCGCCGTCGAGCGGATCACCACCGACGACGTGCGCGACGCGGCCGACGTGCTGCGCCCCGTCTACGACGCGACGCGCGCCGTCGACGGCCGCGTCTCGATCGAGGTCGACCCGCGCCTGGCCCGCGACACCGAGGCGACCGTCGCCACGGCCGAGCGCCTGTGGGCGACCGTGGCCCGCCCGAACGTCATGATCAAGATCCCCGCGACCGTCGAGGGGCTGCCTGCCATCACGCGCGTGCTCGCCCAGGGCATCTCCGTGAACGTCACCCTCATCTTCTCGATCGAGCGCTATCGCGCCGTGCTGGACGCGTGGCTCGCGGGCCTGGAGCAGGCGCGGGCGAACGGGCACGACCTGGCCGCGATCGGTTCGGTCGCCTCGTTCTTCGTCTCGCGCGTCGACACCGCGGTGGACGCGGCGCTCGACGCCGTCGGCACGGACGCGGCACGCGCACTGCGCGGCAAGGCCGCGATCGCCAACGCGCGCCTGGCCTTCGCCGCCTACGAGGACGTCGTCGCGGGCGCACGCTGGCAGGCGCTGGCCGCTGCGGGCGCGCAGCCGCAGCGCCCCCTGTGGGCCTCGACCGGTGTCAAGAACCCCGACTACCGGGACACGATGTACGTCGACGAGCTCGTCGTGGCCGGCGTGGTCAACACCATGCCCGAGGCGACGCTCGACGCGTTCGCCGACCACGGGATCGTCATCGGCGACACCGTCTCCGGCACGGCCGACGACGCCGCAGCCGCCATCGCCGCCGTCGAGGCGCAGGGGATCTCGCTCGACGCCGTCACGACCCAGCTCGAGGCCGAGGGTGTCGAGAAGTTCGAGGTGAGCTGGTCGCAGCTCCTGCAGACCACGCAGGCCGGGCTCGACGCCGCAGGCAGCGCACGGTGA